Sequence from the Lysobacter capsici genome:
GCATGCCGCGATCGCAGCCGGCGACCGAAGCAAATCCCCGTGCGCGGCAGCTCCCGCATCGGGAATCGACGCCATCGCAGTGCGACCACCTGAAGACCACCCCACCCACACCGACGCGCTCCGCCCCTCGCCGCCCCCGCGTCGCAGGAACTGAGACTCACCCGCTTAGACTGGCGCCGTAAACTGGCGGTCCCAGGCGCCCGATCGGTGCCCGCCCCCGCCCGGCGGACCCCCGCCGCGCCGCGCCGGCCGCGCCGTCGCCTCCCTTCCCGCCTTGCAGAGACCCCATGCCCCTGACCGCCGCCCTGTTCGCCATCGTGTTCGCGTTGCTGATCGGCGCCGCGCTCGCCTGGCTGCTCGCGCGCGCCGGCGCCGCGCGCGCGCTGGAGGCCGCGCGCGGCGAGCTGGGCGCGCAGTTGAACGCGGCCAACACCGAGCGCGCGCAGTTGCTCGAGCGCAGCGCGCGCATTCCCGAACTGCAGGGGCGCCTGGACGAACTCGAGGACCTGCGCGACCGCCTGATCCACGACAGCGGCCAGCTGCGCGAGGCCATCGGCCGCGCCAGCACCGAGCTGGAAAAGGAACAGCAGGCCCTGCACCGCCTGCGCGCGCAGCTGGAGGACGCCGAACGCCTGCGCGACGCGGCCAATGCCGAGCTGCAGCGGCGCAGCGTCGAACTCAGCCGCATGAGCACCCAGCTCGATGCCGAGCGCAGCCAGTCGCAGGAAAAGATCGCCCAGCTCAAGGACGTGCGCGACGAACTGACCACCCAGTTCAAGAACCTCGCCAACGACATCCTGGAAGAAAAGAGCAAGCGCTTCACCGAACAGAACCGCAGCCACCTGGGCCTGCTGCTCGATCCGCTGCAGCAGAAGCTGGCCGAATTCCAGACCCGGGTCGAAACCGTCTACGACAACGAAACTCGCGACCGCACCGCGCTGGGCGAACAGGTGCGCCAGCTGATGGCGCTGAACCAGTCGCTCAGCGAAGACGCGAAGAACCTCACCACCGCGCTCAAGGGTTCCAGCAAGACCCAGGGCGCGTGGGGCGAGTTGATCCTCGAACGCGTGCTCGAATCGGCCGGGCTGCGCAAGGGCGAGGAATACGACGTCCAGGAAAGCCACGGCACCGAGGACGGCGAGCGCCGCCCCGACGTGACCATCCACCTGCCTGAAGACCGGCATCTGGTGATCGATTCCAAGGTCTCGCTGCTCGCCTACGAGGAGTACGCCAGCGCCGAGGACGAGGAGCAGCGCGGGCGCGCGATCAAGCGCCATCTCGACTCGGTGCGCGCGCACATGCGCGGCCTGTCGGACAAGCGCTATCAGGAGCTGTACGGCCTGCGTTCGCTGGATTTCGTGCTGATGTTCGTGCCGATCGAACCGGCCTTCATGCTCGCGGTCACCCACGACCGCAACCTGTTTATGGACGGCTGGCAGCGCAACGTGCTGGTGGTCAGCCCGTCGACCTTGCTGTTCGTGCTGCGCACCGTCGCCCATCTGTGGCGGCAGGAGGCGCAGAACCGCAATGCCCAGGAAATCGCCAAGCGCGGCGCGCAGCTGTACGACCGCTTGTGTTCGTTCGTGGCCGACCTGGAGAAAGTCGGCGACCGCATCGACCAGGCCAAGGTCAGCTTCGACAGCGCGCGCGACAAGCTCAGCCGCAACAAGGGCAGCGTGATCCGCCAGGCCGAGATGCTGCGCGACATGGGGGTCAAGCCGATCCGCGCGTTGCCGGCGAAACTGGTCGAGTTGTCGGCCGACGATGCATCGACCGACGACGGCATCGAACCCGACGGCCCGCGGCCGATCGAGGGCGCGGCGGGGCTGCTGAGCGCGGAATCCGACAGCCCGGACGATGCAGGCGAGCGGGTGGAGGCCGAGGAAAACGGCGGCGACGGCGGTGAGGATCGCGGCGAGGCCTGATCGATCGGTCGAGCCTGGTCGCGAGCGGGTTTCAGCCCGACTTGCTCGCTCCGCGGCGAGCGAATTCGAGTCGATCCGAAACCGCAGCGTCGGGACTCAAGCCCCGCCTGAGAGACCTCGACGCCAGGTATCAGGGTTGTTCGACCCACTGCGCAAAACCGGCCGCATCGAGCCGATCGCGCACCGCGGACGAAGGCGCCGGGTCGATGAGAACGCGCAATACGTCGTTGTAGCCCGAGCCTTCGTGGTTGCTCCATACATCGGCCAGCAGCGCGAGATTGCTCTGGCTCATGTGCTCGGCCAGCACGCTCAGCAGCGGCAGATAGTCGGCGGAGGGAATCCCGTGCGGGTAGGCGCGCGCCACCAGCTCGGCCGTGCCGCGCAGGTGATCGGGAACATCGGATGAGGTCATGGCGTGGGCCGAGTCGGACGGTGGCGGTCGCGGATTCTTATCATCCCGCGCGGACAAGACGACGCCGGCCGCATCGCGGCAGGCTTGCCAGCGCGAGTCGGGCCGGCGATTTGCGACGGCGGCGCGGGCGGCCACTTACAGCGCCCGTATCGCCTCCTCCCAATCGCAATGAGTGGGCAAGTCGATAACCGTTCCATCGCGCTCGACCAGAATCGGCCCGTTGCCGGCCAACATGGCGCTGGTGTTGCCGGTCTCGACGAATTCGCGGCTGTTGTAGAAAAACACCCAGCCGCGCGCGGTCTCCCGGGTGTGCTCCGGTACGAGTACGAACTCGTCTTGCCCCAAATGCGCGTGGCTCGCGATCCTGGTTTGCGCCAGATGCCGCGCCGCTTCGAAATCGATCGCCGCCATGCCTGATTCCCCAAGTGGAACGATGTCCGATCTTGTCGGCTCGGACGGGACAGATCGCATCGCCGCCGCGCAAAACAAAACGGCCCGGATTCGCATCCGGGCCGTTCGTGGATTCAGGCGTGCAGCGACGCTATGCGGCGCTCAGCGTCCGCCGTCGGTCGGCATCACCGGCATCGCATCGGCCGGGACGCTCGGGTTGCTGTCGTCCTGCAGATAGTCGGGCAGCTGCTCGTCGCTGTTCTTGTCCATGCGGTCGCCGAAGATCTGGTAGTCGCGGCGCTGGGTCCACGAATCGCGCACCAGCGCGTATTCGTCCTCCGCGCCTTCGCGCAGGCTGTCCAGCGGCAGCAACTGGGCGCGCACGTCGACCAGTTGCAGGCCCTGCAGCGGGATGCGGATGCGGTCGCGATCGACCTGGCGCAGCGGGCTCAGCGGCGCGTCGCCGAGCGCGCCGAACGCATCGCGCACGGTGCGCGGCCCGAACAGCGGCAGCTCGAGATAGCGCGAACGCTTCCAGCCCCACACGCCGAGGGTCTGGCCGAAGTCTTCGCTGCGGTTGGGCAGCTTGGCGTCGCTGGCCGGATCGAAGATGCCGGCGATGCCCAGGGTGGTGTTGAGCGCGAACCGGCCCAGCGACTGCGCGGCCTGCTTGGGCTTGCCCTGCAGCAGCGCGTTGAGGGCCGACACCGGCTGGCCGAGGTTGCTGAAGAAGTTGCTCACGCCCAGGCGTATCGGACGCGGCACGACCTTGGTGTAGGCGCGCGCCAGCGGCCGGGCGATGCCCTTGTCCACCGCCATGTTGAAGCGGTGCATCTTGCGGTTGTACTTCTCCCACGGATCGTAGGCGCCGGGCACGTTGGCCGGCGTCGGCAGGGTGGGATCGGCGACCGGGTCGTAGCCCTGCGCGTTGCCGTAGATGTCGTCGAAGTCGCGTTCGGCGTCGGTGCGCGGGTCGGCGACCGGGTCGGTCGGCGGGGCCGCGGTCGGGTCGAGCGCCGGCGGCGCGGGCGGATCGACCTGAGCCAGGCTGTAGTCCAGATCCAGCTCGAGCGGCACCACGGCGAAGTCGTCGCTGTGCGCGGCCGAGGCCTGCTGCGGCGACGAAGCTTCGGCGGTCGCGGTGGCGGTGGCGTCGGCATCGACCGGCGCGCTCGCGGCGATGCCGGCCGCGGACAGCGCGCTCGCCGAATCGGTCTGCACCGGGGCCTGCGTTGAGGCCGCGATCTGCGCGGATTCGGCCGGGGCGGGTTCGATAGCCACCGGCGGCGAAGCCTCGGCCATCGCATCGGCGGCGACCATCGCCGTGGCCGGCGCGGTCAAGCCGGAGGCCGGGCTCGCGTCCTGCGCGAGGGCCGGTGCGGAGTGCAGCGCGGCCAGGATCAGGCCGAGCGCTAAGGGGAGTGCGTGGGGGCGCATGGTTGCAGTCTAGTCTTCCGTTACATCGGTGGGGGCGGCCAGGCCACGTTCGTGGGCGTCGGCGACCGCAACTGTGAACGTGTACGTATGCGGTGCGATCAGCCGCCGAAGCCGAGCGAGGCGTCGAGCCGGTAGGCCGCGCGCAGCTCGGCCAGGCCGGCCGGTTCGCCCTGCACGTCCACGCCGGGCGCCTGCCCGGCCAACTCGGCCAGCAGCGCCAGCCCGGCGCTGTCGACCGAACTGACCGCCGACAGGTCGAACCGGCGCGCGCCTGCGACCAGCGCGCGCGCCTGCGGCCACAACGCGGCGGCCGCGTCGCGATCGAGCTCGCCCGCGAACACCAGGGTGTCGCCGTCCTTGCGCAGGCTGGCCGCGGCCGCGCTCATCTCAGTTGCCGCTCGCCTGGGCCTGCAGCTTGCCGGCCTTGATGTCGGCGGCGACCTGGGCGATCGACTTCTGGTTGAGCGGGGTGTCGAACTGGTTGCGGAAGGTCTGCACGAAGCTGACGCCTTCGACCATCACGTCGAACACCTTCCACTGCGCGCCGTTCTTGCGCAGCAGGTAGTCCACCGGCACCGGCTCGCCGCCCTGGCGCAGGAACTCGCTGGACACCTTGACGATGGCGCCGCCGCGCAGCGGGGTTTCGGACTTGATCCGGACCTGCAGGCGGGTGTTGAAGTCGAGCAGGGCCGAACCGTAGCGCTGCATCAGGCTGCCGGTCAGGGCATCGGCGAACAGGCCGACATCGGCGTCGGACGCGCCGCGGCCGTGGGTGCCCAGGACCAGGCGCGCGGCGTAGTCGCGGTCGAACACCGTGTTGAATTCGGTGGTGATGAACTGGCTCAGCGCGGCGCGGTTCTTGCTGAACTCGGCGCGGCGCGATTCCAGGGTCGACAGGATGCGGGTGCTGTTGGCCAGCACCATCGCGCTGGGCGAACCGGCGGCGGGCGCGGCCTGGCCCGGGGCCGCGGTGGCCTGGGCGAACGCGAACGAGGGAGCGCCGGCGATCAGGGCCGAGGCGAGGACGGTAACGATCAGGGAACGCTTCATTTCTTGGTCTCGTCGGAGGGGGCGGCTTGTTCGCCCTGGAGGTAATCGGGAACGCCGGCGTCGGCGGGCTTGGCCGCGGCCGCGCCGCCGCCATTGCCGCCTTGTGCGCCACCGCCGCTGAACATGTACTTGCCGACCAGCTGGATCAGGTCGACCGCCGGCTGGGTCAGGAAGATCTGGTCGCCGGGCTTGAGGTTTTCCGGGTCGCCGCCGGGGCTCAGCCCGACATAGCTCTCGCCCAGCAGGCCGCTGGTGAGGATGCCCGCGGAGGTGTCGGCCGACAGCGTGTAGCGCTTGTTGATCGCCAGGGTCACCACCGACTGGTACTTGACCGGGTCCAGCGAGATATCGGTCACCTGGCCGACCGTCACGCCGCCGATCTTGACCGGCGCGTTCGGGCGCAGCGGGCCGATCGTAGTGAATTTGGCGGTGATGTTGTAGCTATCGCCGCCGAAACCGAACTTGCCGTTGGTCGAGGCGATCGCCAGCACCAGCAGCGACGCCAGGGCGAGGAGCAGGAATGCGCCGACGGCGAATTCGATGCGGGGACTGCGGATGGACATGGCACCACCTTGGGGATAAAGCCCGCGTGGATCAACGCGGCTGTGGGAACGGTATGCATGGAACGGTGTGGATGCTGCGAAGGGGGCGGCCCCGTCGCGGCGTCGAAGCCCCTCTCCCGCGGGCGGGAGAGGGGTTGGGGTGAGGGCGCGCTTCGCGCTGCAACCTCGCCGTGTCCCTCATCCGCCCTTCGGGCACCTTCTCCCGCTTGCGGGAGAAGGAAGATCGAGCACTCCTCCCGCGAGCGGGAGAAGGGATTACTTACCTGAACAAGAACGCCGACATCACGAAATTGAACATCAGCACCAGCAGCGAGGCGTTCACCACCGCGCGGGTGGTCGCCACCGAGGTGCCTTCGATGGTCGGTTCGGCATGGAAACCGACATAGGCCGCGACCAGCGCCGCGGTCCCGCCGAACACCGCCGACTTCACGAACGCCATCAGGAAGTCGTTCTGGAAATCGACGCTGTCCTTGAGCACCTGCCAGAACGTGCCGGCCTCCAGGCCGATCACGTGGACCGACTCGAAATAGCTCGCGCTAATCGCCAGGCTGCAGAAGAACCCGGTCAGCAGCGGCACGCACAGCACCGCGGCCCAGAACCGCGGCGCCACCGCCTTGCCGATCGGGTCGATCGCCATCAGGCCGAGCGCTGTGATCTGGTCGGTCGCGCGCATCAGGCCCAGTTCGGCCGCGATCGAGCTGCCGGCGCGGCCGATGAACAACAGCGCGGTCAGCACCGGGCCCAGTTCGCGGTACAGGCCCAGGCCCAGCATGGCGCTGACCTGGTTGGCGGCACCATAAGTATCGAGTGCGCGATAGCCCAGCAGGGTCACCGAAAGGCCGACGAACGCGCCGCCAACGGCGATGATCGGCAGCGAACGTGCACCGATCTTGTAGATTTCACGCACCAGCTCGCGGAAGAAGTCGGCGGTCGGCTTGGACGCGCGCAGCACCGACAGCGAGAACAGGCCGGCGCGGCCGAGCGAGCGGGTGGCTTCGATGAAAGGCATCACGCGGCCTCCGAGGTGCGGGGGGCGGCGTCGAAGCCGATCGGGCCGTCGGGCTCGCCGCGCAGGAACTGGCGGACCAGCGGGTCGGTGCTGTGTTCCAGCTCGGCCGGGGTGCCGGAGAACACGATGCCGCCGTTGGCGATCACGATCGCGTGGTCGGCCACCGGCAGGGTCTCGTGGACGTGGTGGGTGACGATGATGCTGGTCAGGCCCAGAGTGTCGTTGAGCCGGCGGACCAGGCTCATGACCACGCCCGACGCGATCGGGTCGAGCCCGGTCAGCGGTTCGTCGTAGATCATCAGCGGCGGGTCCAGCGCCAGCGCGCGGGCCAGCGCGACCCGGCGGGCCATGCCGCCGGACAGCTCGCGCGGATACGCATCGGCGGCGGCGCGCAGGCCGACCGCGTGCAGCTTCATCAGCACCAGCCGGCGGATCAGCGCGGGCGGCAGCTTGGTGTGCGCGCGCAGCGGCAGGGCCACGTTCTCGGCTGCGGTCAGATCGGTCAGCAGGCCGTTGCCCTGCAGCAGCACGCCGATGCCCTTGCGCAGCTCGAGCAGGTCGCGCTGGTTGTGCGGCACCGCTTGGCCGAACACTTCGACCGTGCCGGAGGCCGGCGCGAGTTCGCCGGTCAGCGCCGACAGCAAGGTCGACTTACCGCTGCCGGACGGGCCGAGCACCGCGACGATGCTGCCGGGCGGCACCGACAGATTGATCCCGCGCAGCACGCTGCGGCCGCCGCGGTCGAGGCGCAGGTCGGTCAGGCGGACGATGGGCGTTGGCGTCGTCATGCGGGCAGGCTATCCGTGCGGGGAACGGGCGAACGGCGGAACGCGCCGACGGTCAGGGCCGGCGAAGCGGCGCAGCTTGGCCCACTGCGGCTGAACGGGGGTGGAGCGTCGGACATTGTCGCAGCTTAGCCGGCCGGGCCCGTGCCTGTACCGCAACGGGGTGTTCGACCGGTGGGGTCGGTGGCTGGGGCGATGGTGATGGGGGGCGATTAAAACGGTTTTAAGTGGGCGTGGGTGTGGGGTGGGTGGGAGCAAAAGCGAATCCCCCTCGGTCCCCCTTTGCAAAGGGACGGGTCGCTGCGCATCAAGCGTGCGCGGCTTGTCGCAAGCGCGCCCACTTCCTGCTTCGTCTGTGCGGCGCAGGCTTTGCCAATCCGTCCCGTCCCGTGCCTTTGCAAAAGGGGGACCGAGGGGATTCGCTTTTCGCTCCCAAGCCACACCCCAATCGCCACACCGTCTCCAGGCGTCCTGGCACCCATTCCGGCAAGATGGCGCAATGCCTGCGCGTCCCGATTTCCGTCTCTACCATTCCAATGCGCTGGACGTCCTCGCCGGTCTGCTGGCGCAGGAACTGCGCACGCCCGCGCCCGGGCAGGCGCTGCTGACCCCCGACACCATCCTGATCCCGCAGGTCGCGATGCGCCGCTGGCTGCAGGCGACGCTGGCGCAGGCGTACGGGATCGCGGCCAATCTGGAGTTCCTGACCCCGGGCGAATTCGTCCAGCGCGCGCTCGACGCCAACGAACCCGACATCGATCCGGCCGAGCGCGGCGACGACCTCGACGCCGCGGCGATGCGCTGGCGCCTGTACGGCGTGCTGTC
This genomic interval carries:
- the rmuC gene encoding DNA recombination protein RmuC, giving the protein MPLTAALFAIVFALLIGAALAWLLARAGAARALEAARGELGAQLNAANTERAQLLERSARIPELQGRLDELEDLRDRLIHDSGQLREAIGRASTELEKEQQALHRLRAQLEDAERLRDAANAELQRRSVELSRMSTQLDAERSQSQEKIAQLKDVRDELTTQFKNLANDILEEKSKRFTEQNRSHLGLLLDPLQQKLAEFQTRVETVYDNETRDRTALGEQVRQLMALNQSLSEDAKNLTTALKGSSKTQGAWGELILERVLESAGLRKGEEYDVQESHGTEDGERRPDVTIHLPEDRHLVIDSKVSLLAYEEYASAEDEEQRGRAIKRHLDSVRAHMRGLSDKRYQELYGLRSLDFVLMFVPIEPAFMLAVTHDRNLFMDGWQRNVLVVSPSTLLFVLRTVAHLWRQEAQNRNAQEIAKRGAQLYDRLCSFVADLEKVGDRIDQAKVSFDSARDKLSRNKGSVIRQAEMLRDMGVKPIRALPAKLVELSADDASTDDGIEPDGPRPIEGAAGLLSAESDSPDDAGERVEAEENGGDGGEDRGEA
- a CDS encoding MlaE family lipid ABC transporter permease subunit; translation: MPFIEATRSLGRAGLFSLSVLRASKPTADFFRELVREIYKIGARSLPIIAVGGAFVGLSVTLLGYRALDTYGAANQVSAMLGLGLYRELGPVLTALLFIGRAGSSIAAELGLMRATDQITALGLMAIDPIGKAVAPRFWAAVLCVPLLTGFFCSLAISASYFESVHVIGLEAGTFWQVLKDSVDFQNDFLMAFVKSAVFGGTAALVAAYVGFHAEPTIEGTSVATTRAVVNASLLVLMFNFVMSAFLFR
- a CDS encoding MlaA family lipoprotein — translated: MAEASPPVAIEPAPAESAQIAASTQAPVQTDSASALSAAGIAASAPVDADATATATAEASSPQQASAAHSDDFAVVPLELDLDYSLAQVDPPAPPALDPTAAPPTDPVADPRTDAERDFDDIYGNAQGYDPVADPTLPTPANVPGAYDPWEKYNRKMHRFNMAVDKGIARPLARAYTKVVPRPIRLGVSNFFSNLGQPVSALNALLQGKPKQAAQSLGRFALNTTLGIAGIFDPASDAKLPNRSEDFGQTLGVWGWKRSRYLELPLFGPRTVRDAFGALGDAPLSPLRQVDRDRIRIPLQGLQLVDVRAQLLPLDSLREGAEDEYALVRDSWTQRRDYQIFGDRMDKNSDEQLPDYLQDDSNPSVPADAMPVMPTDGGR
- a CDS encoding YrhB domain-containing protein: MAAIDFEAARHLAQTRIASHAHLGQDEFVLVPEHTRETARGWVFFYNSREFVETGNTSAMLAGNGPILVERDGTVIDLPTHCDWEEAIRAL
- a CDS encoding STAS domain-containing protein; the protein is MSAAAASLRKDGDTLVFAGELDRDAAAALWPQARALVAGARRFDLSAVSSVDSAGLALLAELAGQAPGVDVQGEPAGLAELRAAYRLDASLGFGG
- a CDS encoding MlaC/ttg2D family ABC transporter substrate-binding protein, with protein sequence MKRSLIVTVLASALIAGAPSFAFAQATAAPGQAAPAAGSPSAMVLANSTRILSTLESRRAEFSKNRAALSQFITTEFNTVFDRDYAARLVLGTHGRGASDADVGLFADALTGSLMQRYGSALLDFNTRLQVRIKSETPLRGGAIVKVSSEFLRQGGEPVPVDYLLRKNGAQWKVFDVMVEGVSFVQTFRNQFDTPLNQKSIAQVAADIKAGKLQAQASGN
- a CDS encoding ABC transporter ATP-binding protein, translated to MTTPTPIVRLTDLRLDRGGRSVLRGINLSVPPGSIVAVLGPSGSGKSTLLSALTGELAPASGTVEVFGQAVPHNQRDLLELRKGIGVLLQGNGLLTDLTAAENVALPLRAHTKLPPALIRRLVLMKLHAVGLRAAADAYPRELSGGMARRVALARALALDPPLMIYDEPLTGLDPIASGVVMSLVRRLNDTLGLTSIIVTHHVHETLPVADHAIVIANGGIVFSGTPAELEHSTDPLVRQFLRGEPDGPIGFDAAPRTSEAA
- the mlaD gene encoding outer membrane lipid asymmetry maintenance protein MlaD translates to MSIRSPRIEFAVGAFLLLALASLLVLAIASTNGKFGFGGDSYNITAKFTTIGPLRPNAPVKIGGVTVGQVTDISLDPVKYQSVVTLAINKRYTLSADTSAGILTSGLLGESYVGLSPGGDPENLKPGDQIFLTQPAVDLIQLVGKYMFSGGGAQGGNGGGAAAAKPADAGVPDYLQGEQAAPSDETKK
- a CDS encoding DUF3349 domain-containing protein, giving the protein MTSSDVPDHLRGTAELVARAYPHGIPSADYLPLLSVLAEHMSQSNLALLADVWSNHEGSGYNDVLRVLIDPAPSSAVRDRLDAAGFAQWVEQP